A genome region from Triticum aestivum cultivar Chinese Spring chromosome 2B, IWGSC CS RefSeq v2.1, whole genome shotgun sequence includes the following:
- the LOC123045163 gene encoding BTB/POZ and MATH domain-containing protein 3 isoform X1: MAVPRPSWSRSVTETVRGSHQYTVKGFSLAKGIGPGRHLSSDTFAVGGYDWAVYLYPDGKNHEDNASYVSVFVALASEGTDVRALFELTLLDQSGRSRHKVHSHFDRSMQAGPYTLKYRGSMWGYKRFYRRTQLEASDFLKDDCLVMNCTVGVVKNRLETPKNIQINVPPSDIGRCFKELFELHIGCDITFEVGDEKVQAHKWILAARSPVFKAQFFGPIGKPDMDRVVVEDVEPIVFKAMVNFIYSDELPSIHEVAGSFSMWTSTVVTQHLLAAANRYGLDRLRILCEAKLCDELTSETVATTLALAEQHHCAQLKSACLKFTAVRQNLGAVMETEGFNYLEETCPSLLSDLLATVAVVDDDPASVNRKRGVCINEDVNPVESVEASDRRTRRRV; this comes from the exons ATGGCGGTGCCGCGGCCGTCGTGGTCGCGGTCGGTCACAGAGACCGTGCGGGGATCGCACCAGTACACGGTCAAGGGATTCTCCCTCGCCAAGGGCATCGGCCCCGGCCGGCACCTCTCCAGTGACACCTTCGCCGTCGGCGGCTACGACTGGGCCGTCTACCTCTACCCGGACGGAAAGAACCACGAGGACAACGCCAGTTACGTCTCCGTGTTCGTCGCCCTCGCCTCCGAGGGTACCGACGTCCGCGCCCTCTTCGAGCTCACCCTCCTCGACCAGTCCGGCCGCTCCCGCCACAAGGTCCACTCCCATTTCGACCGATCCATGCAGGCCGGACCATACACCCTCAAGTACAGAGGATCCATGTG GGGTTACAAGAGATTCTACAGAAGGACACAGTTAGAAGCATCAGATTTTTTAAAGGATGATTGCCTAGTAATGAACTGCACAGTAGGTGTCGTCAAGAACCGTCTCGAAACACCAAAGAATATCCAGATTAATGTTCCCCCATCGGATATTGGCCGTTGCTTCAAGGAGCTCTTTGAACTCCACATTGGCTGTGACATAACTTTTGAAGTAGGTGATGAGAAAGTCCAGGCACATAAATGGATTCTTGCCGCTCGCTCCCCGGTGTTCAAAGCCCAATTCTTTGGACCTATTGGTAAACCTGACATGGACAGAGTTGTTGTGGAGGATGTTGAACCTATCGTCTTCAAG GCAATGGTCAATTTCATATATTCTGATGAGCTTCCTAGCATTCATGAAGTAGCTGGATCTTTCTCAATGTGGACATCTACTGTGGTAACACAACATCTGTTGGCAGCAGCTAATAGATATGGGTTGGACCGGCTACGAATCCTATGTGAGGCAAAGTTATGTGATGAACTCACTTCTGAAACAGTAGCGACAACCTTAGCCCTAGCTGAACAGCACCACTGTGCTCAGCTCAAGTCTGCCTGTCTAAAATTCACTGCTGTTCGGCAAAATCTGGGAG CTGTGATGGAGACTGAAGGGTTTAATTACCTGGAGGAGACTTGCCCATCCTTGCTGTCTGATTTGTTAGCAACCGTCGCAGTAGTGGATGATGATCCTGCATCTGTTAACCGGAAAAGGGGAGTTTGTATCAATGAAGATGTGAATCCCGTTGAAAGCGTTGAGGCTAGTGACAGGCGCACCCGCAGGAGGGTGTAG
- the LOC123045163 gene encoding BTB/POZ and MATH domain-containing protein 3 isoform X2, protein MAVPRPSWSRSVTETVRGSHQYTVKGFSLAKGIGPGRHLSSDTFAVGGYDWAVYLYPDGKNHEDNASYVSVFVALASEGTDVRALFELTLLDQSGRSRHKVHSHFDRSMQAGPYTLKYRGSMWGYKRFYRRTQLEASDFLKDDCLVMNCTVGVVKNRLETPKNIQINVPPSDIGRCFKELFELHIGCDITFEVGDEKVQAHKWILAARSPVFKAQFFGPIGKPDMDRVVVEDVEPIVFKAMVNFIYSDELPSIHEVAGSFSMWTSTVVTQHLLAAANRYGLDRLRILCEAKLCDELTSETVATTLALAEQHHCAQLKSACLKFTAVRQNLGGISLSLSSSCFENFRDIAIQTTNAENP, encoded by the exons ATGGCGGTGCCGCGGCCGTCGTGGTCGCGGTCGGTCACAGAGACCGTGCGGGGATCGCACCAGTACACGGTCAAGGGATTCTCCCTCGCCAAGGGCATCGGCCCCGGCCGGCACCTCTCCAGTGACACCTTCGCCGTCGGCGGCTACGACTGGGCCGTCTACCTCTACCCGGACGGAAAGAACCACGAGGACAACGCCAGTTACGTCTCCGTGTTCGTCGCCCTCGCCTCCGAGGGTACCGACGTCCGCGCCCTCTTCGAGCTCACCCTCCTCGACCAGTCCGGCCGCTCCCGCCACAAGGTCCACTCCCATTTCGACCGATCCATGCAGGCCGGACCATACACCCTCAAGTACAGAGGATCCATGTG GGGTTACAAGAGATTCTACAGAAGGACACAGTTAGAAGCATCAGATTTTTTAAAGGATGATTGCCTAGTAATGAACTGCACAGTAGGTGTCGTCAAGAACCGTCTCGAAACACCAAAGAATATCCAGATTAATGTTCCCCCATCGGATATTGGCCGTTGCTTCAAGGAGCTCTTTGAACTCCACATTGGCTGTGACATAACTTTTGAAGTAGGTGATGAGAAAGTCCAGGCACATAAATGGATTCTTGCCGCTCGCTCCCCGGTGTTCAAAGCCCAATTCTTTGGACCTATTGGTAAACCTGACATGGACAGAGTTGTTGTGGAGGATGTTGAACCTATCGTCTTCAAG GCAATGGTCAATTTCATATATTCTGATGAGCTTCCTAGCATTCATGAAGTAGCTGGATCTTTCTCAATGTGGACATCTACTGTGGTAACACAACATCTGTTGGCAGCAGCTAATAGATATGGGTTGGACCGGCTACGAATCCTATGTGAGGCAAAGTTATGTGATGAACTCACTTCTGAAACAGTAGCGACAACCTTAGCCCTAGCTGAACAGCACCACTGTGCTCAGCTCAAGTCTGCCTGTCTAAAATTCACTGCTGTTCGGCAAAATCTGGGAGGTAT ATCACTTTCTTTAAGTAGCAGTTGCTTTGAAAATTTCAGAGATATTGCAATTCAAACCACTAATGCTGAAAACCCATAG